The Bactrocera tryoni isolate S06 unplaced genomic scaffold, CSIRO_BtryS06_freeze2 scaffold_517, whole genome shotgun sequence genome has a segment encoding these proteins:
- the LOC120781206 gene encoding uncharacterized protein LOC120781206 isoform X2: MFIYYGYTCEIFLSKIEQITGYLWGWHALAIAYWVKVKLIVVGFFVGSAIFVALRYAWPHKCSTGIVHDSPTIVYDHPPPAFANDHVPYSFDHSHQFDHSFSNSDSVDPYSAYAGSYSQDITATAEVVPPTAADTHRVGRRSVNYSTRVKRQQYLGKTEDRIAELMFDFLGLDSMACRRRFICEMEFRSRLNPLSGMAFRILGRGFFEKYMNARNKLGRAKSFTECSAVNSECKFIEQNSSDPVSPEDPEESSGAAATQDENEIIGSSEESQVNNPSINVEIQNEGNLQAERRYIKFLRHSNLDGSKNIETKRILN, encoded by the exons gGTACCTTTGGGGATGGCATGCTTTGGCTATTGCCTATTGGGTTAAAGTGAAACTTATTGTTGTGGGCTTCTTCGTTGGCAGTGCGATATTCGTAGCTTTACGATATGCCTGGCCTCATAAATGTTCTACCGGTATCGTTCATGACTCCCCCACAATTGTTTATGATCATCCGCC GCCTGCATTTGCTAACGATCATGTGCcttattccttcgatcattCGCACCAATTCGATCATTCATTTTCCAATTCAGACTCTGTTGATCCTTATTCTGCCTACGCTGGATCGTATTCCCAAGATATTACGGCTACTGCAGAAGTAGTACCGCCAACGGCAGCAGACACTCACAGGGTCGGTCGTAGGAGTGTGAATTACTCTACAAGAGTGAAACGTCAACAATATTTAGGAAAAACCGAGGATAG AATTGCCGAATTGATGTTTGACTTCTTAGGCCTGGATTCAATGGCTTGTCGACGACGTTTCATCTGTGAGATGGAGTTTCGATCACGACTTAATCCACTTAGCGGTATGGCTTTTCGAATTTTGGGTCGtgggttttttgaaaaatacatgAATGCTCGCAATAAACTTGGTCGGGCGAAATCATTCACTGAATGCTCTGCGGTTAACTCAGAGTGTAAATTTATAGAGCAAAATTCCTCGGATCCGGTATCACCGGAAGATCCAGAAGAATCCAGCGGTGCTGCTGCCACTCaagatgaaaatgaaattatcggCAGTTCAGAAGAAAGTCAAGTTAATAATCCTAGCATTAATGTGGAAATTCAAAATGAAGGGAATTTACAAGCGGAACGTAGGTATATAAAATTCCTTAGACATAGTAATCTAGATGgctcaaaaaatattgaaacgaAACGTATATTAAACTGA